From a region of the Triticum aestivum cultivar Chinese Spring chromosome 7D, IWGSC CS RefSeq v2.1, whole genome shotgun sequence genome:
- the LOC123165412 gene encoding receptor protein kinase-like protein ZAR1 — protein MAAVRVAAVGVLLAAVAVAAAALNTDGLALLALKFAVTDDPGSGLDTWRDADPDPCGWAGVTCVDGGGGRVAGVELANLSLAGYLPSELSLLSELETLSLPSNRLSGQIPVAISALQKLTTLDLAHNFLSGQIPAGIGRLASLSRLDLSSNQLNGTLPPSIAGLPRLSGVLNLSYNHFVGGIPPEFGGIPVAVSLDLRGNDLAGEIPQVGSLVNQGPTAFDDNPRLCGFPLKIECAGESEEPRIPQSNPGMNPGAAAQVGRPPKRRSSPTVPILAVIVVAAIVAGLVLQWQCRRRCAATTRDEEKESSTKEKSAAVTLAGTEERRGGGEEGELFVAVDDGFGMELEELLRASAYVVGKSRGGIVYRVVPGRGTAVAVRRLSEPDDGDGTESGWRRRRAFEAEAAAIGRARHPNVARLRAYYYAPDEKLLIYDYLGNGSLHSALHGGPTASPTPLPWSVRLSIVQGAARGLAYLHECSPRRYVHGCIKSSKILLDDELRPHVSGFGLARLVAGAHKTAQSRKLGSAACALRSGALSALSYVAPELRAPGGTAAAATQKGDVFAFGVVLLEAVSGRQPTEGEGGLELEAWVRRAFKEERPLSEVVDPSLLGEVHAKKQVLAVFHVALGCTEPDPELRPRMRAVAESLDRVN, from the exons ATGGCGGCCGTGCGGGTGGCGGCCGTGGGGGTGCTGCTGGCGGCCGTGGCCGTCGCGGCGGCCGCGCTGAACACGGACGGCCTGGCGCTTCTCGCGCTCAAGTTCGCGGTGACCGATGACCCTGGCAGTGGGCTCGACACCTGGAGGGACGCCGACCCCGACCCCTGCGGCTGGGCCGGCGTCACCTGCGTCGACGGCGGCGGGGGCCGGGTCGCCGGCGTGGAGCTCGCCAACCTCTCGCTCGCGGGCTACCTGCCCTCCGAGCTCTCCCTGCTCTCCGAGCTCGAGACGCTGTCGCTGCCGTCCAACCGCCTCTCCGGCCAGATCCCGGTCGCCATCTCCGCGCTGCAGAAGCTCACCACCCTCGACCTGGCGCACAACTTCCTGTCCGGCCAGATTCCTGCCGGGATTGGGAGGCTCGCGTCCTTGTCTCGCCTCGATTTGTCCTCCAACCAGCTCAACGGgacgctgccgccgtccatcgcgGGGCTTCCGCGTCTCTCCGGCGTGCTCAACCTCAGCTACAACCACTTCGTCGGCGGGATCCCGCCGGAGTTCGGCGGCATTCCCGTGGCTGTCAGCCTTGACCTCCGGGGGAACGACCTCGCCGGCGAGATCCCGCAAGTGGGGTCCCTCGTCAACCAGGGCCCCACCGCCTTCGACGACAACCCGAGGCTCTGCGGGTTTCCGCTCAAGATCGAGTGCGCCGGAGAGAGTGAGGAGCCAAGAATCCCGCAGTCGAACCCTGGCATGAACCCTGGTGCGGCGGCGCAGGTTGGTAGGCCGCCGAAGCGTCGGTCGTCGCCCACGGTGCCGATTCTTGCCGTCATTGTGGTGGCGGCCATCGTCGCCGGGCTAGTGCTGCAGTGGCAGTGCCGGAGGCGGTGCGCTGCCACGACCAGGGACGAGGAGAAGGAGTCGTCGACCAAGGAGAAGAGCGCGGCGGTGACGCTCGCCGGCACTGaagagcggcgcggcggcggggaggagggggagctgTTCGTGGCGGTGGACGACGGTTTCGGGATGGAGCTGGAAGAGCTGCTCCGCGCGTCTGCCTACGTCGTGGGGAAGAGCCGCGGCGGCATCGTGTACAGGGTCGTCCCCGGCCGCGGCACCGCCGTCGCCGTCCGCCGTCTCAGCGAGCCCGACGACGGCGATGGCACTGAGtccgggtggcgccggcgccgTGCCTTCGAGGCCGAGGCTGCCGCCATCGGCCGCGCGCGACATCCCAACGTCGCCCGCCTCCGCGCATACTACTACGCCCCAGACGAGAAGCTGCTCATCTACGACTACCTCGGCAATGGCTCCCTCCACTCCGCCCTCCACG GTGGCCCGACGGCTTCGCCAACTCCATTGCCGTGGTCGGTGAGGCTGTCCATCGTGCAGGGCGCGGCGAGGGGACTGGCATACCTGCACGAGTGCAGCCCTCGCCGGTACGTGCACGGCTGCATCAAGTCGTCCAAGATCCTGCTCGACGACGAGCTCCGTCCGCACGTCTCGGGCTTCGGCCTcgcccgcctcgtcgccggcgcgcACAAGACGGCGCAGTCGAGGAAGCTCGGCAGCGCGGCGTGCGCGCTCCGCAGCGGCGCCCTGTCGGCGCTGTCGTACGTGGCGCCGGAGCTGCGCGCGCCGGGGGGCACGGCCGCGGCGGCGACGCAGAAAGGGGACGTGTTCGCGTTCGGGGTGGTGCTGCTGGAGGCGGTGAGCGGGCGGCAGCCGACGGAGGGGGAGGGCGGGCTGGAGCTGGAGGCGTGGGTGCGGCGAGCCTTCAAGGAGGAGCGGCCGCTGTCGGAGGTGGTGGACCCGTCGCTGCTCGGCGAGGTGCACGCCAAGAAGCAGGTCCTCGCCGTGTTCCACGTGGCGCTCGGCTGCACCGAGCCCGACCCCGAGCTGCGCCCCCGCATGCGCGCCGTCGCCGAGAGCCTCGACCGGGTGAACTAG
- the LOC123166768 gene encoding putative tRNA (cytidine(34)-2'-O)-methyltransferase, protein MEVGLRLRALAHSRAAFAGFSAAAHGCRHRQPRRVASSSASCSLAVASSGNGAAAGPVGSGVEVARAKRMLHVVLVSPLIPGNTGSIARTCAASAVGLHLVGPLGFHVDDTKLKRAGLDYWPYVVVKIHDSWDEFRDYFMKQDGQKRLLAFTKRGTHIHSDFSYKPGDWLVFGSETKGLPESALKDCSGEALGGGTIRIPMVETYVRCLNLSVSVGVALYEAARQLNYEQLQYQPDLPEEAQGLFPAEDIYG, encoded by the exons ATGGAGGTGGGCTTGCGGCTACGCGCTCTCGCCCACAGCCGCGCGGCATTCGCCGGATTTTCAGCGGCCGCGCACGGCTGCAGGCATCGCCAACCGCGCCGCGTAGCCTCTTCATCTGCCTCCTGTTCCC TTGCAGTTGCTTCCAGCGGCAATGGAGCCGCGGCTGGACCCGTGGGGAGCGGCGTGGAGGTCGCGCGCGCCAAGAGGATGCTCCATGTGGTGCTGGTTTCCCCTCTG ATCCCAGGAAATACAGGATCAATTGCAAGGACTTGTGCAGCGTCAGCAGTTGGCCTCCATCTTGTCGGG CCATTGGGTTTTCATGTAGATGACACAAAACTTAAGCGTGCTGGATTGGATTATTGGCC ATATGTTGTCGTTAAGATTCATGACTCCTGGGATGAGTTCCGAGATTATTTCATGAAGCAG GATGGGCAAAAAAGATTGTTGGCATTTACCAAAAGAGGCACCCACATTCATTCA GATTTCTCATATAAGCCTGGGGACTGGCTAGTATTCGGGTCCGAGACAAAAGGGCTACCGGAGTCCGCCCTGAAAGACTGCTCCGGGGAAGCCCTAGGTGGTGGAACCATCCGAATTCCGATGGTGGAAACCTATGTCCGGTGCCTGAACCTCTCGGTGAGCGTTGGAGTAGCATTGTACGAAGCAGCGAGGCAGCTGAACTACGAGCAGCTCCAGTACCAACCTGATCTCCCGGAGGAAGCGCAAGGACTGTTCCCAGCAGAGGATATTTATGGATGA